One window from the genome of Cucurbita pepo subsp. pepo cultivar mu-cu-16 unplaced genomic scaffold, ASM280686v2 Cp4.1_scaffold000478, whole genome shotgun sequence encodes:
- the LOC111785392 gene encoding keratin-associated protein 5-1-like, with amino-acid sequence MVSNPAAGAGGRGAVSGAGCGVGGGCGGSAACGGDAACGSVTCGGATFGDAVASILVSNPFRGYEMLASWVTIIVCIMAWRDSHISLVMVSSPAAGAARRGAVSGAGCGVGGGCGGSAACGGDAACGSATCGGATFGDAAASILVSNPFRGGLSSASPHLLPLIGESLPRLPLPRPHPLGGMVLETKIIFLIFMTQP; translated from the exons ATGGTGTCTAATCCAGCCGCTGGGGCCGGCGGAAGGGGTGCAGTCTCAGGTGCAGGTTGCGGCGTCGGTGGAGGTTGTGGTGGTAGTGCAGCTTGTGGTGGCGATGCAGCTTGTGGTAGCGTGACTTGTGGCGGCGCAACTTTTGGTGATGCAGTTGCATCCATCCTAGTCTCTAATCCTTTTCGAG GTTACGAAATGTTGGCTAGTTGGGTGACCATCATAGTGTGTATCATGGCCTGGAGAGACTCCCACATTAGTCTAGTGATGGTGTCTAGTCCAGCCGCTGGGGCCGCCAGAAGGGGTGCAGTCTCAGGTGCAGGTTGCGGCGTCGGTGGAGGTTGTGGTGGTAGTGCAGCTTGTGGTGGCGATGCAGCTTGTGGTAGCGCGACTTGTGGCGGCGCAACTTTTGGTGATGCAGCTGCATCCATCCTAGTCTCTAATCCTTTTCGAGGTGGGCTCTCTTCAGCCTCACCTCACCTTCTACCTCTAATAGGGGAGTCCCTTcctcgtcttcctcttccGCGTCCGCATCCTCTGGGCggcatggttctagaaaccaagatAATATTTCTCATCTTTATGACACAACCATAG